From one Luteipulveratus mongoliensis genomic stretch:
- a CDS encoding AAA family ATPase produces the protein MRLHWLRIEAFGPFPGVETIDFDALSEQGVHLIHGPTGAGKTTILDAVCFALFGQLPGSRHGQRESLRSDHAGAGAVPTVTLEATVGGRRLRIERSPEHRAPKKRGAGLTRRQAKVVLQEQVGGRWSGVSTRLDEVGDVIEQALGMGLDQFAQVVLLPQGQFAAFLQARPDERGAVLRRLFDVQRFADLEEWLAGRRRDATSAAQDARTRVTTELRVLESVLSELAPQDEETVAWSELEHAQIPEALRRERSAASAAADAAMAAASRADAAADRDRELLVRARQTFDLQQQAQRAQADLDRLDQRAADLDACRGELARARRAAQVEPSRRSAGRATQELQQVHADHESALAALAHIAPRAGAIDAEHEEALRLGSDRLREGVGLVRQARSAGAEVAQAAQALTRVTAAQAQHHELLERARRRVDALEAQLEVAQRDAATRAAAEARLEQVRQAEQRRDQVTTARVALGSTRAVAAEATASFASAERDVLRLRTVRLEHLAATLADGLDDGAPCPVCGSPEHPDPARLTLLDVSEDTLDEAEERATAAGLRLRDVTARVAVADAAVTSAEDALAESCVRLDLELGADGAPEDAPTPDRLTILLDEITAQVETARAAELRLAELVSERRTTVAQVAAVDARREEHERQHAVLQAAQDAASARLADLLLRLETLEREHRADCPCEMWRSRAHEQADDESTLEAHARAWDQSRRRHDQVSAGVLAARRAEARLTSAQDAATRATDDLATLLDEHGFADAQLASAAWRDQARVEQLQQQIDTHQTARERSLAVLEQPAVVAAREQERPDLEQVQHAATAAAQRAREAHATMATSQRAAARLDVVSRDLLAALAAWRPREAELRAVTSIADTVNGGGDNLKKMRLSSYVLAARLEEVTRLANERLTVMTDGRFELAHSDARVKGGLRSGLGLVVHDAWTGQTRDTATLSGGEAFLASLSLALGLGEAVRQESGGVELQTLFVDEGFGSLDEQSLEQVMAVLDTLRAGGRSVGIVSHVAELRHRVTARIEVAKTESGSTLRVHLAGAPAA, from the coding sequence ATGAGGTTGCACTGGTTGCGAATCGAGGCATTCGGTCCGTTCCCCGGCGTCGAGACCATCGACTTCGACGCGCTGTCCGAGCAGGGCGTGCACCTGATCCACGGCCCCACCGGCGCGGGCAAGACCACGATCCTCGACGCAGTCTGCTTCGCACTGTTCGGCCAGCTCCCCGGCTCGCGGCACGGGCAGCGCGAGAGCCTGCGCAGCGATCATGCGGGCGCTGGTGCGGTGCCGACCGTGACGCTCGAGGCGACGGTCGGCGGGCGACGGCTGCGGATCGAACGCTCCCCCGAGCACCGGGCGCCCAAGAAGCGCGGCGCCGGACTCACCCGTCGCCAGGCCAAGGTCGTCCTGCAGGAGCAGGTCGGCGGTCGATGGTCCGGTGTGAGCACCCGGCTCGATGAGGTCGGCGACGTGATCGAGCAGGCACTCGGGATGGGACTGGATCAGTTCGCTCAGGTCGTGCTGCTCCCCCAGGGTCAGTTCGCGGCCTTCTTGCAGGCACGGCCGGACGAGCGGGGTGCGGTGCTGCGTCGGCTCTTCGACGTCCAGCGATTCGCTGACCTCGAGGAATGGCTGGCCGGACGCCGTCGCGACGCAACGTCGGCAGCCCAGGACGCCCGTACCCGCGTCACCACCGAGCTGCGCGTCCTGGAGTCCGTGCTCAGTGAGCTCGCTCCCCAGGACGAGGAGACCGTGGCGTGGAGCGAGCTCGAGCACGCTCAGATCCCTGAAGCTCTGCGCCGTGAGCGGAGTGCGGCCTCAGCAGCAGCGGACGCCGCGATGGCGGCGGCGTCCCGCGCTGACGCGGCCGCAGATCGGGACCGGGAGCTGTTGGTTCGGGCTCGCCAGACCTTCGACCTGCAGCAGCAGGCACAGCGCGCGCAGGCCGACCTCGATCGGCTCGATCAGCGCGCCGCCGACCTCGACGCGTGCAGGGGCGAGCTGGCGCGCGCCCGACGCGCGGCCCAGGTCGAGCCCAGCCGCCGGTCAGCTGGTCGCGCCACGCAAGAGCTGCAGCAGGTTCACGCGGACCACGAGAGTGCGCTGGCTGCCCTGGCCCACATCGCGCCACGTGCCGGTGCCATCGACGCCGAGCACGAGGAGGCGCTGAGGCTCGGCAGCGACCGTCTTCGGGAGGGCGTCGGGCTGGTGCGACAGGCCCGGTCCGCAGGCGCCGAGGTTGCCCAGGCGGCACAGGCGTTGACGCGGGTGACGGCTGCGCAGGCGCAGCATCACGAGCTCTTGGAGCGTGCCCGCCGACGCGTGGACGCGTTGGAGGCACAGCTCGAGGTCGCCCAGCGAGACGCCGCGACGCGGGCGGCTGCTGAGGCTCGGCTCGAGCAGGTGCGACAGGCTGAGCAACGACGCGACCAGGTCACGACGGCACGAGTGGCCCTGGGGTCCACACGGGCTGTGGCCGCCGAGGCGACCGCCTCGTTCGCGTCCGCCGAGCGTGACGTGCTGAGGTTGCGGACCGTACGCCTGGAGCACCTTGCCGCGACTCTGGCCGACGGTCTCGATGACGGCGCACCGTGTCCGGTATGCGGCTCGCCCGAGCACCCTGACCCGGCCCGTCTGACCCTGCTGGACGTCTCCGAGGACACTCTCGACGAGGCCGAGGAGCGCGCGACCGCAGCCGGACTGCGGCTGCGAGACGTCACGGCACGGGTCGCGGTCGCGGACGCTGCGGTGACGTCGGCCGAGGACGCCCTGGCCGAGTCCTGCGTTCGTCTCGATCTCGAGCTCGGCGCTGACGGCGCGCCTGAGGATGCTCCGACCCCGGACCGGCTCACGATCCTCCTCGACGAGATCACCGCGCAGGTCGAGACGGCGCGGGCGGCCGAGCTGCGGCTGGCCGAGCTGGTGAGCGAACGGCGTACGACGGTGGCGCAGGTCGCCGCGGTCGATGCACGGCGCGAGGAGCACGAACGACAGCACGCGGTCCTGCAGGCCGCTCAGGACGCAGCTTCGGCTCGACTGGCCGACCTGCTCCTCAGGCTTGAGACCCTGGAGCGGGAGCACCGCGCCGACTGTCCCTGCGAGATGTGGAGGTCGCGCGCCCACGAGCAGGCAGATGATGAGTCGACGCTCGAGGCCCACGCGCGCGCCTGGGACCAGAGCCGACGCCGGCATGATCAGGTGAGTGCCGGCGTACTCGCTGCTCGTCGAGCCGAGGCGAGACTGACGAGCGCCCAGGACGCTGCCACCCGTGCCACCGACGATCTGGCGACGTTGCTCGACGAGCACGGATTCGCCGACGCGCAGCTGGCATCGGCGGCATGGCGTGATCAGGCGAGAGTCGAGCAGCTGCAGCAGCAGATCGACACTCATCAGACAGCGCGGGAGCGATCCCTTGCGGTTCTCGAACAGCCAGCGGTGGTGGCCGCCCGCGAGCAGGAACGCCCGGACCTCGAGCAGGTGCAGCACGCGGCCACGGCGGCGGCGCAGCGAGCGCGCGAGGCACACGCCACGATGGCCACGTCACAGCGAGCGGCTGCTCGGCTCGACGTGGTCAGCCGCGACCTGCTCGCGGCGTTGGCGGCGTGGCGACCGCGTGAGGCCGAGCTGCGTGCGGTCACCTCGATCGCGGACACGGTCAACGGCGGTGGGGACAACCTCAAGAAGATGCGGCTGTCCTCCTACGTGCTGGCCGCCCGTCTCGAGGAGGTCACGCGGCTGGCCAACGAGCGGTTGACGGTGATGACAGACGGCCGGTTCGAGCTGGCTCACTCCGATGCTCGCGTCAAGGGCGGGCTCCGCAGCGGCCTGGGCCTGGTGGTGCACGACGCCTGGACCGGTCAGACCCGCGACACCGCCACTCTGTCCGGCGGCGAGGCCTTTCTGGCATCGCTGTCGCTGGCTCTGGGCCTCGGGGAGGCGGTCCGCCAGGAGTCTGGTGGCGTGGAGCTGCAGACCCTCTTCGTCGACGAGGGCTTCGGCTCGCTCGACGAGCAGAGCCTCGAGCAGGTGATGGCTGTCCTCGACACCCTGCGTGCCGGAGGGCGAAGCGTGGGGATCGTCAGTCACGTCGCCGAGCTGCGCCACCGGGTCACGGCGCGCATCGAGGTGGCCAAGACGGAGTCGGGCTCCACACTGCGGGTGCACCTGGCCGGAGCGCCCGCCGCCTGA
- a CDS encoding exonuclease SbcCD subunit D, producing MRLIHTSDWHLGRSFHGVGLLGAQGRYLDHLVDVVRQEQIDAVLVSGDIYDRALPSPDTVALLDDAVVRLLDAGAAVILSSGNHDSATRLGFASRVLERAGLHIRTTLESVGTPVTLGDTHVYPIPFLEPSLVADELGCQDRTHAAVLRAVMSRVTTDQRSRGGQSVVMAHAFVTGATTSESERDISVGGMGAVPVEVFDGVDYVALGHLHGAQQPREHVRYSGSPVAMSFSETGHVKGSWLVDLDGAEPSFTFVEAPVERQLHRLRGNLDDLLAGPTYAPAETGWCQVTLTDPVRPLGAMERVRSRFPHTLQLLFDGPTDQIAARSYAQRTRGRSDIDVCCDFLEHVREGAPASDEEREVFASALAESTVARRRRDDEGEVGDVSVGRSGVA from the coding sequence GTGCGCCTGATCCACACCTCCGACTGGCACCTGGGACGGTCGTTCCACGGGGTCGGGCTGCTCGGTGCCCAGGGGCGCTATCTGGACCATCTGGTCGATGTCGTGCGGCAGGAGCAGATCGACGCCGTCCTCGTCTCCGGCGACATCTACGACCGTGCGCTGCCCAGCCCAGACACGGTCGCCCTGCTCGACGACGCGGTCGTACGACTCCTGGACGCGGGCGCCGCGGTGATCCTCTCGAGCGGCAACCACGACTCGGCCACCCGGCTGGGTTTCGCTTCCCGAGTGCTCGAGCGCGCCGGCCTGCACATCCGTACGACGCTGGAGTCGGTCGGCACGCCCGTCACCCTGGGCGACACGCACGTCTACCCGATCCCGTTCCTCGAGCCCTCCCTGGTCGCCGACGAGCTGGGCTGCCAAGACCGGACCCACGCGGCGGTGCTGCGCGCCGTGATGTCGCGGGTCACGACTGACCAGCGCTCGCGAGGCGGTCAGTCGGTCGTGATGGCTCATGCGTTCGTCACCGGTGCCACGACCTCGGAGTCCGAGCGCGACATCAGTGTCGGAGGCATGGGCGCGGTGCCGGTCGAGGTGTTCGACGGGGTCGACTACGTCGCCCTCGGCCATCTGCACGGTGCCCAGCAGCCGCGCGAGCACGTCCGCTACAGCGGGTCGCCGGTGGCCATGTCGTTCAGCGAGACCGGCCACGTCAAGGGTTCGTGGCTGGTCGACCTGGACGGTGCCGAGCCCTCCTTCACCTTCGTCGAGGCACCGGTCGAGCGGCAGCTGCACCGGTTGCGCGGCAATCTCGACGACCTCCTCGCCGGGCCGACGTACGCGCCGGCTGAGACGGGCTGGTGCCAGGTCACGCTGACCGATCCGGTGCGACCGCTCGGGGCCATGGAGCGCGTCCGGTCTCGGTTCCCGCACACGCTCCAGCTGCTCTTCGACGGTCCGACCGACCAGATCGCGGCGCGCAGCTACGCGCAGCGGACGCGTGGCCGCTCTGACATCGACGTGTGCTGCGACTTCCTGGAGCACGTCCGTGAGGGTGCGCCGGCGTCGGACGAGGAGCGTGAGGTCTTCGCGAGCGCGCTCGCCGAGTCCACCGTGGCCCGGCGGCGTCGGGATGACGAAGGCGAGGTCGGCGACGTCTCCGTCGGGCGGAGCGGGGTCGCATGA
- a CDS encoding response regulator: MTVHVLVVEDEPVAARAHRTFVERMAGFEVVDVAGTFADAVRALGAHQVDLVLLDMQLPDGHGLDLLRQLRATAHPSHVIAVTSARDADVVRQAASQGVVGYLLKPFTAAMLEAKLRQYADFRSALETTASVDQTAVDAVFDAMRPRREVALPKGLSAETLVKVRQLLGGSDQARTASEVADRIGTSRVTARRYLEYLADAGQVDRSTRHGGSGRPHVEYRSS; encoded by the coding sequence ATGACCGTGCACGTGCTCGTCGTCGAGGACGAGCCGGTCGCAGCGCGTGCGCATCGCACGTTCGTCGAACGGATGGCCGGCTTCGAGGTGGTCGACGTCGCCGGTACCTTCGCCGATGCGGTCCGCGCGCTCGGTGCCCACCAGGTCGACCTGGTGCTGCTGGACATGCAGCTGCCCGACGGCCACGGCCTGGACCTGCTGCGCCAGCTGCGGGCGACCGCCCACCCCAGCCATGTCATCGCGGTCACCTCGGCGCGCGACGCCGACGTCGTACGACAGGCCGCCTCCCAGGGCGTCGTCGGCTACCTGCTCAAACCGTTCACGGCGGCGATGCTGGAGGCCAAGCTGCGGCAGTACGCCGACTTCCGGTCAGCGCTGGAGACCACGGCATCGGTCGACCAGACCGCCGTCGACGCGGTGTTCGACGCGATGCGTCCCCGTCGTGAGGTGGCACTCCCCAAGGGTCTCAGCGCCGAGACGCTCGTCAAGGTTCGACAGCTCCTCGGTGGGTCAGACCAGGCGCGTACGGCATCCGAGGTCGCGGACCGGATCGGGACGTCACGAGTGACGGCTCGTCGCTACCTGGAGTACCTCGCCGACGCCGGGCAGGTCGATCGGTCGACGCGACACGGCGGCTCGGGACGGCCGCACGTGGAGTACCGCAGCTCGTAG
- a CDS encoding sensor histidine kinase, whose protein sequence is MAVRRPRAIAAQMLVWHLAVVLLVVALGVGLAWYDARRDAYDVARDRALEVSRTVASAPDVTRALGDADPSKTLQPYAERVRHATGTDFVVVMSTNGVRYSHPDPSQLGGHFRGSTGPALRGGEVTETYSGTLGPSVRAVVPVRSGDRVVALVSVGITLQQVNHKVWEALPAVLLVAAGLGALGLVGAWLVGRRLRRQTHGLGEVEITRMYEYYDAVLRAVREGLVLLGHDDRVTLANDEARRLLDLPESYDGKTLAELGLVTPDTGPELHDLPVVVGDRVLLVNRAPARWNDRVVGSVVTLRDRTELQEVTAELDTVRGMAAALRAQNHEAANRLHTMVSLVEMGETEEAVAFATDELDLARRLTDDVVGAVQEPVLSALLLGKSSQAQERGVALVVDPDSSVTHTSLSAHDLVTVVGNLLDNAIDAAQGTAEAVVQVLVKSEDDGLMVAVDDSGPGIAPEHRDQIFEPGWTSKPDTQARGRGVGLALVGQVVRRHEGSTEVGRSTLGGARLTVRVPARRTP, encoded by the coding sequence ATGGCAGTACGCCGGCCCCGCGCGATCGCGGCGCAGATGCTCGTGTGGCACCTCGCTGTCGTGCTCCTCGTGGTGGCTCTCGGCGTGGGCCTGGCCTGGTACGACGCGCGCCGGGACGCGTACGACGTTGCTCGCGACCGTGCGCTGGAGGTGTCCCGCACGGTGGCGTCCGCCCCCGACGTGACCCGCGCTCTCGGCGACGCCGATCCGAGCAAGACACTGCAGCCGTACGCCGAGCGGGTCCGTCACGCGACAGGGACGGACTTCGTGGTGGTCATGAGCACGAACGGTGTGCGGTACTCCCACCCCGACCCGAGTCAGCTGGGTGGCCACTTCCGCGGATCGACCGGACCCGCGTTGCGCGGTGGCGAGGTGACCGAGACCTACAGCGGCACGCTCGGGCCGTCGGTGCGCGCCGTCGTACCCGTGCGGTCCGGCGACCGGGTGGTCGCTCTTGTGTCGGTCGGGATCACCTTGCAGCAGGTGAATCACAAGGTCTGGGAAGCCCTTCCGGCCGTTTTGCTCGTCGCGGCAGGGCTCGGAGCGCTCGGTCTGGTGGGCGCGTGGCTGGTCGGGCGACGCCTTCGTCGTCAGACGCACGGGCTCGGCGAGGTCGAGATCACCCGCATGTACGAGTACTACGACGCCGTGCTGCGTGCGGTCCGTGAAGGACTCGTCCTCCTCGGACACGACGATCGGGTCACCCTCGCCAATGACGAGGCGCGGCGGCTGCTCGACCTGCCTGAGTCGTACGACGGCAAGACGCTGGCCGAGCTCGGGCTCGTCACGCCGGACACCGGACCCGAGCTGCACGACCTGCCGGTCGTGGTCGGGGACCGGGTGCTACTGGTCAACCGGGCGCCCGCGCGGTGGAACGACCGGGTCGTGGGGTCGGTCGTGACATTGCGTGACCGCACCGAGCTGCAGGAGGTCACGGCCGAGCTCGACACCGTCCGTGGCATGGCGGCGGCACTGCGAGCGCAGAACCACGAGGCGGCCAATCGCCTGCACACGATGGTGTCGTTGGTCGAGATGGGTGAGACAGAGGAGGCTGTCGCGTTTGCGACGGACGAGCTCGACCTGGCCCGGCGGTTGACCGATGACGTCGTCGGGGCCGTCCAGGAGCCGGTCCTGTCGGCGCTCCTCCTCGGCAAGTCGAGTCAGGCCCAGGAACGTGGCGTAGCGCTGGTCGTCGACCCGGACAGCTCGGTGACGCACACGAGTCTGTCCGCGCACGACCTGGTGACGGTCGTCGGCAACCTGCTCGACAACGCCATCGACGCGGCCCAGGGCACTGCCGAGGCGGTCGTACAAGTGCTGGTGAAGTCCGAGGACGACGGACTGATGGTTGCCGTCGATGACAGCGGACCTGGGATCGCCCCCGAGCACCGGGACCAGATCTTCGAACCCGGCTGGACCAGCAAGCCGGATACCCAGGCGCGCGGGCGCGGTGTCGGTTTGGCGCTCGTCGGGCAGGTGGTGCGCCGGCACGAGGGCTCCACCGAGGTCGGGCGCAGCACGCTCGGTGGAGCGCGGCTGACGGTCCGCGTCCCGGCGAGGCGTACGCCATGA
- a CDS encoding cation:dicarboxylate symporter family transporter — MTIAAEPQPKQQPKDRTHYLYLSVIVAVVLAIAVGLLAPDIAVELKPLGTGFVNLIKMMISPIIFCTIVLGIGSVRSAAQVGKIGGLTLGYFLVMSFVALAIGLGVGNLLHPGDGLNITADVAKAGAKQVKEQESLPDFLLGIIPDTMVSAFTSGEVLQTLVVALLVGFALQAMGRPAEPVLRAIGSIQKVVFRILKMIMWAAPVGAFGAMAAVVGETGVDALKSLAVIMFGFYATCAVFIFVILATVLRVVAGVSILLLLKYLAREFLLIVSTSSSESAFPRLLAKMEHAGVERPTVGVVVPTGYSFNLDGTMIYLTMASLFLASAMGDPLSLGEQISLLLFMMIASKGAAGVTGAGLATLAGGLNAHRPELVDGVGLIVGIDRFMSEARAVTNFTGNAVATIVIGSWTGTVDKERLDNVLAGRLPFDENLLLDEDDEHAPEDRTDEPALANR, encoded by the coding sequence ATGACCATTGCCGCCGAGCCGCAGCCGAAGCAGCAACCCAAGGATCGAACGCACTACCTATACCTGTCCGTCATCGTCGCCGTGGTGCTCGCCATCGCCGTCGGACTGCTCGCACCAGACATCGCCGTCGAGCTGAAGCCGCTGGGCACCGGCTTCGTCAACCTGATCAAGATGATGATCAGCCCGATCATCTTCTGCACGATCGTGCTGGGCATCGGCTCCGTACGTTCAGCCGCCCAGGTCGGCAAGATCGGCGGACTCACCCTGGGCTACTTCCTGGTGATGTCGTTCGTAGCGCTCGCCATCGGACTCGGGGTCGGCAACCTCCTGCACCCCGGCGACGGGCTGAACATCACGGCGGACGTGGCCAAGGCCGGCGCCAAGCAGGTGAAGGAGCAGGAGAGCCTGCCGGACTTCCTGCTCGGCATCATCCCGGACACGATGGTCTCGGCGTTCACCTCGGGTGAGGTTCTCCAGACGCTGGTCGTCGCGCTGCTGGTCGGGTTCGCACTCCAGGCGATGGGCCGTCCGGCCGAGCCCGTGCTGCGTGCCATCGGATCGATCCAGAAGGTCGTCTTCCGGATCCTGAAGATGATCATGTGGGCCGCGCCTGTTGGCGCCTTCGGTGCCATGGCTGCCGTCGTCGGCGAGACCGGTGTCGATGCGCTCAAGAGCCTGGCAGTCATCATGTTCGGCTTCTACGCAACCTGTGCGGTGTTCATCTTCGTCATCCTGGCGACCGTGCTGAGAGTCGTCGCCGGAGTCAGCATCCTGCTCCTGCTCAAGTACCTCGCGCGTGAGTTCCTGCTGATCGTGTCGACGTCGTCGTCTGAGTCGGCGTTTCCACGGCTGCTCGCCAAAATGGAGCACGCCGGCGTCGAACGGCCGACTGTCGGCGTCGTCGTCCCGACCGGCTACTCGTTCAACCTGGACGGCACGATGATCTACCTGACGATGGCGTCACTGTTCCTCGCCTCGGCGATGGGCGACCCGCTGTCGCTGGGTGAGCAGATCTCGCTCCTGCTCTTCATGATGATCGCCTCCAAGGGCGCGGCCGGTGTCACCGGCGCGGGCCTGGCCACGTTGGCCGGTGGCCTGAACGCGCATCGTCCCGAGCTCGTCGACGGCGTCGGCCTCATCGTCGGAATCGACCGGTTCATGTCCGAGGCGCGGGCGGTGACCAACTTCACCGGCAACGCGGTGGCGACCATCGTCATCGGGTCCTGGACCGGCACGGTCGACAAGGAGCGCCTTGACAACGTCCTAGCCGGGCGTCTGCCGTTCGACGAGAACCTCTTGCTCGACGAGGACGACGAGCACGCACCCGAGGATCGGACGGACGAGCCCGCGCTCGCGAACCGCTGA